The genomic window CTCCACCAGTTCATCGTCGAAGACCGGCTTACCGCCAACTGTGGCCGCAGCCTCTATCGCCAGCTTTGTCACCAGTTCTCGGCGACGGTGCTGGCTGACGATCACATACCGCTCCTCTAGTTTTTCGATATAATCCTGGAAGCTTCTGACGCGGATCTGGCCACGGCTCAGGAATCGATGACCGCACGTCTTGTTTCCGCTTGTAACCCCGTCAATTTCAAAGGGGATCACCCGGCCACCGTAAAGCGCAACCAGCCACCGGATCGGGCGAACAAATCGGAATGTGCCTTGTCCCCATCGCATCGACTTCGGAAAGGAGAGTGATGTGATCAGGCGGGGCAGGACGACGGGCAGTATCTCCTCCAGACGCGCGCCCCGCTCCACAATGGCGGCAACAACGTACTCTCCCCGATCAAGTGTCTTCACGCGGAGGGTCTCTACGGGGACGCCTTGCGCTCTCGCGAAGCCAAGCGCGGCCTTGGTCGGACGGCCCTCCTGATCGAATGCGACCGCCGTGGATGGTCCTACCGCCTCACGAACCAGATCGCCCTGACTCTGTTCCAGTCGCTCGACATGCAAAGTGAGACGCCGAGGTGTGCCGAACACACGCATACCTGTAAAGGCGATGCGGTGTTCTTCGAAAAGACGACGTGCCTGCGCCTCGAGATCCCTCAGCGCCGGCGTCATGTAACTGGAGGGGATCTCCTCGATACCGATCTCAAACAACAGCTCTTGGGTCATCAGGGCTTATCCTGCATCAAGCGGTTAGGATTGCCACGCCTTCATGAGTGGAAAGCCGACCTCCTCACGCTGCTTCAGATAGGCTTCAGCGCAGTGCCGCGCCAGATTCCGGACGCGACCGATAAAGCTGGTCCGCTCTGTGACGCCTATGGCTCCCCTGGCGTCCAGGAGATTAAATGCGTGAGAGGATTTGAGGCAGTAATCGTAGGCAGGCAGCACCAGCCCCTTCTCGATCAGGCGGAGTCCTTCCTGCTCATACTTGTCGAAAAGCTGAAACTGAAGCGATACATCGGCTTCTTCGAAGTTGTGGACCGACCATTCCACTTCACTCTTATGATGGATGTCGCCATAGGTCACGCCCTTAACCCACGTCAGATCGTAGACGCTGTCCACTTCCTGCAGGAACATGGCAATCCGCTCGATCCCATAGGTCAGCTCCGCAGAGACCGGTTTCAGGTCGATGCCCCCAGCCTGCTGGAAATAGGTGAACTGGGTAATCTCCAAGCCATCCAACCAGACCTCCCAGCCCAGACCCCAGGCGCCGAGGGTCGGCGACTCCCAATCGTCCTCTACGAAACGGATATCGTGCCTGAGCGGGTCGATACCCAGACTTCGAAGGCTGTCCAGGTAGATCTCCTGAATGTCGTCAGGGGATGGCTTCATAATGACCTGGTACTGGTAGTAGTGCTGGAGACGATTCGGATTTTCGCCGTATCGTCCGTCGGCGGGGCGCCGAGTCGACTCGACATAGGCGACGTTCCACGGCTCAGGGCCGAGGACGCGCAGAAAGGTCGCCGGATTCATCGTCCCCGCGCCTACCTCAATATCGTATGGCTGCTGAATGACGCAGCCCCGCTCTGCGAAAAATCGCTGTAATGCGAGGATCAACTCTTGAAACGTCATCACCTGTCTTACCGAGCTTTTCACGATCATATCTGTACGTTTGAGAAAGTGAGAGAGGGGATCTACATAATTCACAATACGGTGGATTCCTTGAATAGCCTGAACGCGAAGAAGGCTAGCAGCTTAGCCTCCAGTTTGTCAAGGAAAAACCTAGGAAATCACTGGGTTTCCACCTAGAGGTTGAATCCACTGGGGGTTCATTCCCCGCGGCTTGCCGCGAGTGCGTCATACCGGCGGAAGCCGGTATCCAGAGAGCCCGACTGGATTCCCCTGTATCAGGTACGGGGCAGGCGTGTCGGTACGGAATGACAGGCCAGAACAGAAGACGATACCCGGTAGCGTGCCACGGGGAGGTTCATTTCGCCTTCTCGAGGAAGGAAAACTTGCCTGCAAGGGAACAGGCGGAAGCGCCTTCTTGGAGACGTGATAATAACACCCTTAAACGTGGTAATAAACGTAGTAACGAATAGCCCTGCGACCTCCGGGACGCCCACTGAGACGAGAGGGCTTTGAAACGATTAATGGGATCACGAAACAATACTGTGGTCTACTACTGTCCGGTTATTGCGTCAGACCATCGCGGTAACTACTAAATTTATAAGTTAATCAGTATACCTCTTAGCAAGCTCTTCTGTTGCCGAGCGAATTGCCTCAGGGGTATCGGTCGGAGACTTGATGAGACGGTAG from Candidatus Methylomirabilota bacterium includes these protein-coding regions:
- the glyQ gene encoding glycine--tRNA ligase subunit alpha; this encodes MTFQELILALQRFFAERGCVIQQPYDIEVGAGTMNPATFLRVLGPEPWNVAYVESTRRPADGRYGENPNRLQHYYQYQVIMKPSPDDIQEIYLDSLRSLGIDPLRHDIRFVEDDWESPTLGAWGLGWEVWLDGLEITQFTYFQQAGGIDLKPVSAELTYGIERIAMFLQEVDSVYDLTWVKGVTYGDIHHKSEVEWSVHNFEEADVSLQFQLFDKYEQEGLRLIEKGLVLPAYDYCLKSSHAFNLLDARGAIGVTERTSFIGRVRNLARHCAEAYLKQREEVGFPLMKAWQS